The Erwinia sp. SLM-02 genome includes the window CTCGCTGGCGCGCTATCAGGAGATTACGCTGATCCGTAAGCAGCTTGAAGGGTTGGCGGTAAGGACCGCCGCGCCGCTGGTGACGAAAAAGCAGCTGACGGCGTTAAAAAAACTCTGCACGCGCTTTATGCAGGCCAAGCTGAACGGTGACGTTGAAACGGCGCTGGAAGCCAACCGCGCGTTTCGGTTTACGCTCTACGCCTGTGCGAAAATGCCGACGCTGGAGGCGATCATTGAGCAGCTGTGGGTGCAGATTGGCCCCTGCTTTAACTATCTCTACCCGCAGTCAACGGAGATGGCGCAGGGGCATCATAACTACGACCTGCTGCTGGACGCGTTAGAGACGGGCGATGGGGAAACCTGCGAAAAGCTGATTCTGAAAGCGATCGATGACGGCGCGGAAATTCTGACCGACCACTATTTCAAAAAGGCTTAGCGGCTCGCCTTCCTGGAAAACTGCCACAGAAACCAGGGCGCACCGATAAACGCGGTGAGCAGCCCGGCGGAAACCGGCCAGGGCCAGGCGATATTGCGCCCCAGCCAGTCGGCCAGCACCATCAGCGTTCCGCCAATCAGCGCGGCGGCACAGAGCTGATGGCGCAGCGCCCGCGCGCCCAGCGACCTGGCGCACTGCGGGGCCAGCAGGCCGATAAAGCTCAGCGGCCCCACCAGCAGCGTCCCGGCGGCGGTGAGCAGGGATATCAGCAGCAGCACCAGCAGGTTAGTCCGGCGCAGGCTGACTCCCAGCGACTGCGCGGTTAGCTGGCCGAGGCCGAGAAGCTGCAGCCAGCGCTGCATCAGCAGCGCCAGCGGGCACAGCACGGCAGCGGCAATCACCGATTCAACGGCCATGTGCACATCAATCCCGGCGGTAGAACCGGTGCTCCAGTTCAGCAGCATCAGGGCACGCGGATCCCCGCTCAGCATCAGGATCGTATTCAGCGCCCCGGCGAGGCTGGTCAGGCTCAAGCCGATCAGCACCACCTTCTGCGGGTTAAACCGGCTGCGTGCGCCAAACACAAACAGCAGCAGCATCGCCAGCAGGCTGCCCGCTATCGCCGGGGCGAGCATCATGGTCATCGGCAGCGGCGTCAGCAGCACGGTCAGCAGCACCGCCAGCGCGGCACCGCTGCTGATACCGGTCAGCTCCGGGCTGGCCATGACGTTGCCGGTCAGCCGCTGGATCAGCACGCCCGCACAGGCCAGCATCATCCCGGCACAGAGCGCACCGGTTATTCTCGGCCAGCGCCAGGCCAGCAGGTGTGAGGTCAGCGCGCCCGGCGGTTCCCGGTTAAGCCACAGCGAGGCGGGCAGCGCCAGCGCTAACAGCAGCAGCAGAATGCCCAGCTGACGGATTTTAAAATCGGCGACGGCCGGGCCGGCAGGCTGCACGACGGGCGATCCCGTTACCCGCTGGCGTAACAGCAGTACCAGCAGCAGCGGTGCGCTGAGCAGAGCGGTGACCGCCCCCGCCGGAATATCCCCGGCGGCGGGGGAAAAATGCAGCGCCAGCTGATCGACCAGCGTCAGCATCACCGCGCCGGACAGCACCGTGACGAAGAGCTGATGCTGAAAGCGCCGGATGCCGCTGGCCCTGACGATGGCAGGCGCGGCCAGGCCGATAAAGCTGATAATCCCCACCTGGCTGGTGATGATGGCACTGAGCACCACCGCCACGCTCAGCGCCGCAATGCGCACCTTCACCACCGAAATCCCCAGCGCGCTGGCCTGCTGCTCCGACAGGCCTAGAACGGTCAGCGGCCTGTTCAACAGCAGGCTGATAAACAGTGCTGCGCACAGCGCGAGCGCCAGCACAATACCGCTCCGCCAGCCGCTTTGCGTTAACGCACCGGCCTGCCAGCTGAACAGATCGCTGAGGTAGTCGTGATTAAAAAGCACCAGCAGGGTATTCAGCGAGTTGCCGTACAGGCTGAGCACCATCCCCACCAGGATCACGCTGAGCGGTGCGAAGCGACGACCGGCGGCGAGTTTCATTAACAGCAGAACGGCGATTGCCGAGCCGCAGAGCGCCATAACGGGCAGGCCGAGGGTCAGCAGACCGGGCGCGAAGACCAGGGCGGCGGACATCGCCAGGTTAGCCCCGGCGGCCACGCCAAGCGTGCCCGGCTCCGCCAGCGGATTTTGCAGCACCTGCTGAAACAGTAATCCGGCCAGCGCCAGGCCCGCGCCGCACAGCAGGCTGACCGCAACGCGCGGCAGAAAGCTCTGGTCCAGCAGCAGGCTTGAAAGCGACGGCGGGTAGCGTGCCATCAGCGCGAAATAATTGATCGCCACGCAGGCCAGCGCGGCGGCAAAGCAGAGAAGCAGAATAACGGCGGCGGTAACGGACTTCATTGCTCCGCCTCCAGCGCCCGGGTCATATCCCCGGCCAGCGCCAGCCCGGTCGCCAGTCCGCCAAACGGGAAAAAACGGTCCAGATGCGTGACGCGGTCACTTTTAAGCAGCGGCAGCTGCTGCCACAGGCCGTCGGGCTGCCTGGCGCGCCTCAGCCGCGTCATCACCGTGGGCAGCTCGGTGTAAAACAGCCGGTCGCAGGGCAGATCCGCCAGTTCCTCGATGCGTACACGGGCAATGTGCGCAGCGTTGACCGCTTTTTGCCAGGCGTTACGCAGGCCAAGCTGGCGGATAACCGCATCCGCCAGGCTGCCGCGGCCGTAGATCGTCGCGTACCTGCCGTCCTGATCCAGCACCATCACCAGCACCCGCGCCTGCTGGCGTGCCGCGAGACGCAGGCGTAAGTCGTTGAGTTCCCCCGCCACCAGCTGCAGCCAGCGCGTGGCGGCGGCCTCAGCGCCAAGCCGCCGCCCGGTTTGCTGCGTCCAGTCGTGCAGCGCCTGCCACGGTTTGCCCGAGGCATACCAGGCCGTGACCGTTTCCAGCGGGGCAATGGCCGCCATTTTGGCCATCACCGGCGCGGAAAGCACATCGCTGATAATCAGCGATGGCCGCAGGGCGTCGAGCAGTTCCATATTGGGTTCCCAGAACGGCCCGATGTCCTGTACGCTGGCAGGCAACGCCGGCTGCGGGATGCGCCGGCGAAAATAGCCGGTGTCCGAAATCGCCAGCGGCGTCACGCCGATACTGAGCAGCGTTTCCGCCGCCGCCCAGTTAATCGCCACGATACGCTGCGGGTTCACCGTCGGCAAACCCGCACGCGCCGCCAGCGGCAGCATCAGCAGCATTTTCAGACAGCCACGGCGGCTGAACCCGGACATCAGAAGTTCAGTTTCAGCGAGCCGATAAAGGTGCGCTCCTGGCCCGGGTAGCAGCTGGTATCACCGTCGCAGGTGCCCACGTAGTGGCGGTCAAACAGGTTCTGCACGTTGACGCCGACCTGGATATTTTTGTTCACCTGGTATTTCGCACCGGCATCCACCAGGGTGAAGTTCTTAACCTGGACGGTGTTAGCGTTATCGCCGTACATGCTGCCGACGTAGCGCACGCCGGAACTCAGCATCAGCCCGTCAAACAGCCCCTGATGGAAGCCGTAGTTGAGCCACGCGGAGGCCATGTTTTTCGGCACGTTCGCCTGCTGCTTACCTTCGTCGCCGTTGTTGCTTTTAGTGATTTCCGCATCCGTCCAGCTGTAAGACGCCAGCGCATCAAGGTTATCCGTCAGCTTCGCCTGGGTTTCCCACTCGATCCCACGGGAACGCACTTCGCCGGAGGCGATCTGATAGCCGGTTGCGCTGCCGTTGACGATCTCATTGGTCAGCACGTTGGATTTGGTGATTTCAAACGCGGCCAGGGTCATCAGCAGGTTGCTGTCCGGCTGGTATTTC containing:
- a CDS encoding GntR family transcriptional regulator — translated: MIEMEKAQRMSLTAQIESTLRSALIVGKLKPGARLVTRDLAAQLGTSITPVREALLRLVSAGALDATPAAAFLVPEISLARYQEITLIRKQLEGLAVRTAAPLVTKKQLTALKKLCTRFMQAKLNGDVETALEANRAFRFTLYACAKMPTLEAIIEQLWVQIGPCFNYLYPQSTEMAQGHHNYDLLLDALETGDGETCEKLILKAIDDGAEILTDHYFKKA
- the fhuB gene encoding Fe(3+)-hydroxamate ABC transporter permease FhuB — encoded protein: MKSVTAAVILLLCFAAALACVAINYFALMARYPPSLSSLLLDQSFLPRVAVSLLCGAGLALAGLLFQQVLQNPLAEPGTLGVAAGANLAMSAALVFAPGLLTLGLPVMALCGSAIAVLLLMKLAAGRRFAPLSVILVGMVLSLYGNSLNTLLVLFNHDYLSDLFSWQAGALTQSGWRSGIVLALALCAALFISLLLNRPLTVLGLSEQQASALGISVVKVRIAALSVAVVLSAIITSQVGIISFIGLAAPAIVRASGIRRFQHQLFVTVLSGAVMLTLVDQLALHFSPAAGDIPAGAVTALLSAPLLLVLLLRQRVTGSPVVQPAGPAVADFKIRQLGILLLLLALALPASLWLNREPPGALTSHLLAWRWPRITGALCAGMMLACAGVLIQRLTGNVMASPELTGISSGAALAVLLTVLLTPLPMTMMLAPAIAGSLLAMLLLFVFGARSRFNPQKVVLIGLSLTSLAGALNTILMLSGDPRALMLLNWSTGSTAGIDVHMAVESVIAAAVLCPLALLMQRWLQLLGLGQLTAQSLGVSLRRTNLLVLLLISLLTAAGTLLVGPLSFIGLLAPQCARSLGARALRHQLCAAALIGGTLMVLADWLGRNIAWPWPVSAGLLTAFIGAPWFLWQFSRKASR
- a CDS encoding ABC transporter substrate-binding protein, which encodes MSGFSRRGCLKMLLMLPLAARAGLPTVNPQRIVAINWAAAETLLSIGVTPLAISDTGYFRRRIPQPALPASVQDIGPFWEPNMELLDALRPSLIISDVLSAPVMAKMAAIAPLETVTAWYASGKPWQALHDWTQQTGRRLGAEAAATRWLQLVAGELNDLRLRLAARQQARVLVMVLDQDGRYATIYGRGSLADAVIRQLGLRNAWQKAVNAAHIARVRIEELADLPCDRLFYTELPTVMTRLRRARQPDGLWQQLPLLKSDRVTHLDRFFPFGGLATGLALAGDMTRALEAEQ